The proteins below come from a single Halomonas binhaiensis genomic window:
- the osmF gene encoding ABC transporter substrate-binding protein, which yields MKASLALVSVTVFSAMMSATAAQAADAVVVSSKIDTEGSVLGQMILQRLSAADIEVEDRLQLGGTSVVRQALLNDEVDIYPEYTGNGAFFHDMTDSDVWHDAAAAFDTVKQKDAELGLVWLTPASANNTYAISVRGDVARENELTTLDDMAAYINDGGDFKLAGSSEFVESDFALPAFQEAYGFTLDEDQLLVLSGGNTAATMRAAAQQTSGVNAAMTYGTDGGLQALDLLVMEDTKGVQPVYQPAPVIRQAVLEAHPEIADLLAPVFESLDLETLQRLNGEVAVNGLDPAKVAGDYLATLEE from the coding sequence ATGAAAGCATCTCTTGCGCTTGTTTCCGTGACTGTCTTTTCAGCGATGATGTCCGCTACTGCAGCTCAGGCTGCGGATGCAGTGGTGGTGTCTTCCAAGATCGATACTGAAGGTTCGGTATTGGGGCAGATGATCCTGCAGCGCCTGTCTGCTGCTGACATTGAGGTCGAAGACCGCTTGCAGCTTGGGGGCACCAGCGTGGTGCGGCAGGCCTTGCTCAATGATGAGGTCGATATATATCCGGAATACACCGGTAATGGTGCTTTCTTCCACGATATGACCGACAGCGACGTATGGCACGATGCGGCGGCAGCCTTTGATACCGTCAAGCAGAAGGATGCCGAGCTTGGACTGGTGTGGCTGACTCCCGCTTCAGCCAACAACACTTATGCCATCAGTGTGCGTGGTGATGTTGCCAGGGAAAATGAATTGACCACCCTTGATGACATGGCGGCCTACATCAATGACGGTGGTGATTTCAAACTGGCAGGAAGTAGCGAGTTCGTTGAATCGGACTTTGCGCTGCCTGCCTTTCAGGAGGCCTACGGTTTCACCCTGGATGAAGACCAGCTACTGGTGCTGTCTGGAGGCAACACGGCTGCCACCATGCGAGCTGCTGCCCAACAGACCAGTGGGGTCAATGCCGCCATGACCTACGGTACCGACGGTGGCCTGCAAGCCCTGGATCTGCTCGTGATGGAGGACACCAAGGGAGTACAGCCGGTTTACCAGCCAGCGCCGGTGATTCGCCAAGCAGTACTTGAAGCGCATCCGGAAATTGCTGACCTGTTGGCACCCGTATTCGAATCCCTCGACCTGGAAACACTCCAGCGCCTCAATGGCGAGGTGGCAGTCAATGGCCTGGACCCGGCCAAGGTCGCAGGGGACTATCTGGCCACTCTCGAGGAATGA
- a CDS encoding ABC transporter permease → MPQGQAQGRANFVLLSLLLLAMLAWWSLPSVSLAPNRIVPGTNYHAWAVAGWSLAIAWALPLAMGAWLCRNFSPRHARAVLALVTISLIGLPLWMTLASRQLVDPDLPQARLGIGASLWVLLFVLLLAMVELRSYLKLAAWQVWLCVLSPVVVGAICIPLGLDSLALWQEYLGRREGLYKAVVEHLLLVSATVVLSLSLGIAIALAIRAVPRLQSSAFAVLNFFQTVPSLALFGLLLGPLAWLAHHYTWLANLGVSGIGWAPALIALVIYSLLPMVRNTFVALEGVDESVIDAARGMGMSRIQIFAQVRVPLALPVMLEGVRITTVQAIGLAAVAALIGAGGLGRFIFQGLGQAAMDMVLLGALPILLMAVAADALLAALSRWVRRAEDAS, encoded by the coding sequence ATGCCACAAGGACAGGCCCAGGGACGGGCCAACTTCGTGCTGTTGAGCCTGCTGCTGCTTGCCATGCTGGCATGGTGGAGCCTACCCAGTGTCAGTCTGGCGCCGAATCGCATTGTACCGGGGACGAACTATCATGCCTGGGCTGTGGCGGGTTGGTCACTGGCCATCGCGTGGGCTTTGCCATTGGCGATGGGGGCCTGGTTGTGCAGAAACTTCTCACCCCGACATGCCAGGGCAGTGCTGGCGCTGGTCACGATCAGCCTGATCGGCTTGCCACTATGGATGACATTGGCGTCGCGGCAACTGGTAGACCCTGATTTGCCCCAGGCGCGTCTTGGTATTGGAGCCAGCCTGTGGGTGCTGTTGTTTGTTCTGCTGCTGGCCATGGTCGAATTGCGTTCGTACCTGAAGTTGGCTGCCTGGCAAGTATGGCTCTGTGTGTTATCTCCCGTGGTAGTGGGGGCTATCTGTATTCCTCTCGGTCTTGATTCTCTGGCGCTATGGCAGGAGTACCTTGGGCGTCGCGAAGGCTTGTACAAGGCCGTCGTCGAGCACTTGCTGCTGGTCAGCGCAACCGTCGTGCTGAGTCTTTCATTGGGTATCGCCATAGCCCTGGCAATACGTGCCGTACCTCGTTTGCAGAGCTCTGCCTTTGCTGTATTGAACTTCTTTCAGACGGTGCCAAGCCTGGCATTGTTCGGGCTTTTGCTTGGCCCCTTGGCCTGGCTGGCCCATCACTACACTTGGCTGGCGAATCTTGGTGTCAGCGGAATTGGTTGGGCTCCTGCGTTGATTGCCCTGGTGATATACAGTCTGCTGCCGATGGTGCGTAATACATTTGTGGCGCTGGAAGGCGTCGATGAAAGTGTCATTGATGCCGCTCGTGGTATGGGAATGAGCCGCATCCAGATATTTGCCCAGGTCCGGGTGCCATTGGCCTTGCCAGTGATGCTCGAAGGTGTCCGCATCACAACGGTACAGGCTATTGGCCTGGCTGCTGTCGCGGCTCTGATTGGTGCCGGAGGGTTAGGCAGGTTCATCTTCCAGGGCCTGGGACAGGCGGCCATGGACATGGTGCTGCTGGGGGCTTTACCGATCCTGCTGATGGCGGTGGCTGCCGATGCCCTGTTGGCTGCGTTGTCGCGGTGGGTGCGAAGAGCGGAGGACGCAAGTTGA
- a CDS encoding ABC transporter ATP-binding protein: MIELIHVTKRFSAATAVDDISLTVKNGEFCCLIGTSGCGKSTTLRMINRLIEHSDGEIHIDNQPIRSFRGETLRRRIGYVIQSTGLFPHWTVARNIALVPNLLKWSGSRIEQRVEELMELLGLPVAEFASKYPHQLSGGQAQRVGVARALAADPDILLMDEPFGALDPITREALQFELRELQSRLNKTVVFVTHDMDEALRLADRLVVMHQGRIVQQGHPLELLRQPADDFVASLLGGEDRGLKEAALLPVHERMTPLGAGGVAKHRIAQDASLRQALSMMLWQRVERLAVVDEDDIPIGELSFRRLAGAQSND, from the coding sequence TTGATCGAGCTGATTCATGTCACTAAGCGATTCTCGGCGGCGACAGCTGTCGATGATATATCGCTCACGGTGAAAAATGGCGAATTCTGTTGCCTGATAGGGACCTCTGGCTGTGGGAAGTCGACCACGTTGCGCATGATCAATCGCTTGATCGAACACAGCGATGGTGAAATCCATATCGACAATCAGCCAATTCGCAGCTTTCGTGGGGAAACATTGCGACGGCGCATTGGCTATGTCATCCAAAGTACTGGTCTGTTTCCTCATTGGACGGTAGCACGCAACATTGCTCTGGTGCCGAATCTGCTGAAGTGGTCTGGATCTCGTATTGAACAGCGTGTCGAAGAGCTGATGGAGTTGCTCGGTCTGCCGGTCGCCGAGTTCGCCAGCAAGTATCCTCATCAATTGTCTGGAGGCCAGGCCCAACGTGTCGGTGTGGCCAGGGCTCTGGCGGCAGACCCTGACATACTGTTGATGGATGAACCCTTCGGTGCCCTGGATCCGATCACCCGCGAGGCCTTGCAGTTCGAGTTGCGCGAGCTGCAGTCTCGCTTGAACAAGACTGTGGTCTTTGTCACCCACGATATGGACGAAGCCCTGCGCCTGGCCGACCGGCTGGTCGTGATGCATCAAGGGCGTATCGTGCAGCAGGGACATCCATTGGAACTACTCCGGCAGCCTGCTGATGATTTTGTCGCTTCCTTGCTCGGTGGTGAGGACCGCGGTCTCAAGGAAGCGGCCTTGTTGCCGGTGCATGAACGCATGACACCACTGGGGGCTGGAGGAGTGGCCAAGCATCGTATTGCTCAGGACGCCTCCTTGCGTCAGGCGCTGTCGATGATGCTCTGGCAGCGTGTCGAACGGCTGGCCGTCGTCGATGAGGACGATATTCCCATCGGGGAGCTGAGTTTTCGGCGCCTTGCAGGAGCACAGAGTAATGACTGA
- a CDS encoding glutamine--tRNA ligase/YqeY domain fusion protein has translation MTTETTSAPNFIRNQIREEIEAGRSQKIVTRFPPEPNGFLHIGHAKSICLNFGLAEQFGGDCHLRFDDTNPAKEEQEYIDAIKEDVHWLGFQWSGDVRHASDYFDQLYAWAQHLIREGKAYVDDLSAEEIREYRGTLTAPGKPSPYRERSVEDNLDLLERMRTGEFAEGEKVLRAKIDMSSPNINLRDPILYRIRHAQHHQTGDKWKIYPSYDFTHGQSDAIEGITHSVCTLEFEDHRPLYEWFLDNLPVPAKPRQIEFARLNLNYTLTSKRKLKMLVDNGIVDGWDDPRMPTISGLRRRGYTPGAIRKFCEMIGVTRADGGLVDIAMLTHAIRSDLEDNAPRAMCVLKPLKVVLTNVSEEHEEVYEVPGHPARDDFPVRRIPFTRELWIDQDDFMEDAPKKFFRLAPGKEVRLRNSYVIRCDDVIKNAAGEVEELRCSVDFDTLGKNPEGRKVKGVIHWVSAKHGVPMEVRLYDNLFLVEQPDKDKDADFLDHLNPESLAAVQAIGEPSLATANGEDRFQFERVGYFCADRHASRPGHLVFNRTVGLKDSWAKIQKKG, from the coding sequence ATGACCACCGAGACCACCAGCGCGCCAAATTTCATTCGCAATCAGATTCGCGAGGAAATTGAGGCCGGACGGTCACAGAAGATCGTGACGCGCTTCCCGCCCGAGCCGAACGGCTTTCTGCATATCGGGCATGCCAAGTCGATCTGCCTCAATTTCGGCCTCGCGGAGCAATTCGGTGGTGATTGTCATCTGCGCTTCGATGACACCAACCCGGCCAAGGAAGAACAGGAATATATCGACGCCATCAAGGAAGACGTGCACTGGCTGGGTTTCCAGTGGAGCGGTGATGTCCGGCATGCTTCCGATTACTTCGACCAGCTGTATGCCTGGGCTCAGCACCTGATTCGTGAGGGCAAGGCCTACGTCGATGACCTGTCCGCGGAAGAAATCCGCGAGTACCGTGGTACCTTGACCGCGCCGGGTAAGCCGAGTCCCTATCGTGAGCGCAGTGTCGAGGATAACCTCGATCTGCTCGAGCGCATGCGTACGGGCGAGTTCGCCGAAGGTGAGAAGGTATTGCGTGCCAAGATCGACATGTCTTCACCCAATATCAATCTGCGTGACCCGATCCTTTATCGTATCCGCCACGCGCAGCATCACCAGACCGGCGACAAGTGGAAGATATATCCATCCTACGACTTCACTCATGGGCAGTCCGATGCGATTGAAGGCATCACTCACTCTGTGTGTACTCTGGAGTTTGAGGACCATCGTCCGTTGTACGAGTGGTTCCTGGATAATCTACCGGTACCCGCTAAACCGCGCCAGATCGAGTTTGCACGGCTCAACCTGAATTACACTCTGACCTCCAAGCGCAAGCTCAAGATGCTGGTGGACAACGGAATCGTGGATGGTTGGGATGACCCGCGCATGCCGACCATCTCAGGCCTGCGTCGCCGTGGTTATACACCAGGGGCGATCCGTAAGTTCTGCGAAATGATCGGTGTGACCCGGGCCGATGGCGGCCTGGTCGATATCGCCATGCTGACGCACGCAATCCGTTCGGACCTGGAAGATAACGCGCCGCGTGCCATGTGCGTGCTCAAGCCGCTCAAGGTAGTGCTGACCAATGTTTCTGAAGAGCATGAGGAAGTCTACGAGGTGCCAGGACATCCGGCGCGTGATGATTTCCCTGTGCGTCGGATCCCGTTCACCCGTGAACTGTGGATTGATCAGGACGACTTCATGGAAGATGCACCGAAGAAGTTCTTCCGCCTTGCCCCTGGCAAGGAAGTCCGTTTGCGCAACAGCTATGTGATTCGTTGCGATGATGTGATCAAGAACGCTGCCGGTGAAGTGGAAGAACTGCGCTGCAGCGTGGATTTCGACACCTTGGGCAAGAACCCGGAAGGGCGCAAGGTCAAGGGGGTTATCCATTGGGTCAGTGCCAAGCACGGTGTGCCTATGGAAGTGCGCCTGTACGACAACCTGTTCCTGGTCGAACAGCCCGACAAGGACAAGGATGCGGATTTCCTCGACCACCTGAATCCCGAGTCCCTGGCCGCTGTTCAGGCGATTGGCGAGCCGAGCTTGGCGACGGCCAATGGCGAGGACCGTTTCCAGTTCGAGCGCGTAGGCTATTTCTGTGCTGATCGCCACGCCAGTCGCCCGGGTCACCTGGTGTTCAACCGGACCGTGGGCCTCAAGGACAGTTGGGCCAAGATTCAGAAGAAGGGCTGA
- the cysS gene encoding cysteine--tRNA ligase: protein MQIYNTLTRTKETFTPIEPGKVRMYVCGMTVYDYCHLGHARVMVAFDVITRYLRYRDYDVTYVRNITDIDDKILRRADENGETIGELTERMIAAMHEDEGRLFVKRPDHEPRATGHVAEIISMVQTLIDKGYAYAPGNGDVYYRVRKFEGYGKLNNRDLDEMRAGARIEVDEHKEDPLDFVLWKAAKPGEAHWPSPWGNGRPGWHIECSAMSTCCLGDTFDIHGGGPDLTFPHHENEIAQSEAATGKPYVNTWMHAGAVRVDSEKMSKSLGNFFTIREVLEEHDPEVVRYLLVASHYRSAINYAPASLGEARKSLERFYTALEGLEAVEENASDSISSGSLSSDSISSDSYAERFTAAMDDDFNTPEALSVLFELARELNRAKQGEQADADRAARLAGELKHLGGVLGLFSQDPATFLKGAAGSLALSAEEIEARIQARAEAKKARDFAAADRIRDELAELGIILKDSREGTTWVVEKG from the coding sequence ATGCAGATCTACAACACACTGACTCGCACCAAGGAAACCTTCACCCCCATCGAGCCGGGGAAGGTGCGCATGTATGTTTGTGGCATGACGGTCTATGACTACTGCCATCTGGGACATGCTCGGGTGATGGTGGCCTTCGATGTGATCACTCGTTATCTGCGCTATCGGGACTATGACGTCACATATGTGCGCAATATCACGGATATTGACGACAAGATCCTGCGTCGTGCCGATGAGAATGGCGAGACCATCGGTGAGCTGACCGAACGCATGATTGCTGCCATGCATGAAGATGAAGGACGCCTGTTCGTCAAGCGTCCTGACCATGAGCCTCGTGCGACGGGGCATGTGGCCGAGATCATCAGCATGGTTCAGACCTTGATCGACAAGGGCTATGCCTATGCTCCGGGTAATGGCGATGTCTATTACCGGGTACGTAAGTTCGAAGGCTACGGCAAGCTCAACAACCGTGACCTGGATGAGATGCGAGCGGGTGCGCGTATCGAGGTCGATGAACACAAGGAAGATCCACTGGACTTCGTATTGTGGAAAGCTGCCAAGCCTGGCGAGGCACATTGGCCATCTCCCTGGGGCAATGGGCGTCCGGGCTGGCACATTGAATGTTCTGCCATGTCCACATGTTGTCTGGGCGATACCTTTGACATCCATGGCGGTGGTCCTGACCTGACCTTTCCGCACCATGAGAACGAGATTGCCCAGAGTGAAGCGGCAACAGGCAAGCCTTACGTCAATACCTGGATGCATGCAGGGGCGGTGAGAGTCGATAGCGAGAAGATGTCCAAGTCCTTGGGCAACTTCTTCACTATTCGTGAGGTGCTCGAGGAGCATGATCCTGAGGTGGTGCGCTATCTGCTGGTGGCGAGTCATTATCGTAGTGCCATCAACTATGCTCCGGCCTCTCTGGGAGAGGCTCGCAAGTCCCTTGAGCGGTTCTATACGGCTCTCGAAGGGCTGGAAGCTGTGGAAGAGAATGCTTCAGATAGCATTTCTTCGGGTAGCCTTTCTTCAGATAGCATTTCTTCAGATAGCTACGCCGAGCGTTTCACGGCTGCCATGGACGACGACTTCAATACGCCGGAAGCCTTGTCTGTTCTGTTCGAGCTGGCGCGTGAACTTAATCGGGCCAAGCAGGGTGAGCAGGCCGATGCTGATCGTGCAGCTCGGCTGGCTGGGGAGCTCAAGCATCTCGGTGGAGTGCTGGGACTGTTCAGTCAGGACCCGGCCACTTTCCTCAAGGGGGCTGCCGGTTCACTGGCCTTGTCTGCCGAGGAAATCGAAGCTCGTATCCAGGCTCGTGCCGAAGCCAAGAAAGCCAGGGATTTCGCGGCGGCCGATCGCATCCGAGATGAGCTTGCCGAGCTCGGCATCATCCTCAAGGATTCCCGTGAGGGAACCACCTGGGTCGTGGAAAAAGGTTGA
- a CDS encoding DUF1853 family protein, which yields MRDLAWLIGAPDLVNTTWPGRPTRHDLGLEDPGVLASYLARVERHPESLEQHTGKAAFTRLGQYHERLWQFLLDTAPATTLLAHNIPVRADRRTLGELDLVYRKHDGTVVHLEVAVKFFLGLIHGPRSPNDMARWIGPGGLDSLSLKVHHLLHHQLPLTQTKEARQVLNDVLSELPGAAPATRNALATSCPEVQLAMPGVLFSPWNHPLPVPDELNPDAYQGLWCHWSDWSRLCSELDEMRFGTCLAKPHWLAPPLPPHWMSRTSLSRTLAAHFATYATPLQLMLCAEPQYFSDLPFTLQCHADEKNKDAPSKYAGRRVFVVGDDWPRQIPLPPLA from the coding sequence GTGCGTGATTTAGCATGGTTGATTGGCGCACCGGATCTTGTTAACACGACCTGGCCCGGACGCCCTACACGCCATGACCTGGGCTTGGAAGACCCTGGTGTGCTGGCCAGCTATCTTGCTCGTGTCGAAAGACATCCTGAGTCCTTGGAGCAACACACGGGCAAGGCGGCTTTTACCCGCCTGGGCCAGTATCATGAACGCCTTTGGCAGTTTCTTCTCGACACAGCGCCTGCCACGACACTACTTGCCCACAATATCCCGGTCCGTGCCGATCGGCGTACGCTGGGTGAGCTGGATCTGGTCTATCGCAAGCATGATGGTACCGTGGTGCATCTCGAAGTTGCCGTGAAATTCTTCCTTGGACTCATTCATGGCCCCCGCTCTCCGAACGACATGGCACGCTGGATAGGCCCCGGTGGCCTGGACAGCTTGTCACTCAAGGTTCATCACCTGCTGCACCACCAATTGCCACTGACACAGACCAAGGAAGCCCGCCAGGTATTGAATGACGTCTTGAGTGAACTGCCCGGAGCAGCACCGGCAACACGGAATGCATTGGCAACGTCTTGCCCCGAAGTGCAACTGGCCATGCCCGGAGTGCTCTTTTCGCCCTGGAATCACCCCTTGCCCGTGCCCGATGAACTCAATCCCGACGCCTATCAGGGGCTCTGGTGTCACTGGAGCGACTGGTCACGACTGTGCTCAGAGCTGGATGAGATGCGCTTTGGCACTTGCCTGGCCAAGCCTCACTGGCTTGCACCACCGCTGCCGCCCCACTGGATGTCGCGCACCTCTCTGAGCCGCACCCTGGCAGCGCATTTCGCGACCTATGCCACACCTTTGCAATTGATGCTGTGTGCCGAACCACAGTACTTCTCCGACCTTCCTTTCACGCTTCAATGTCATGCCGACGAGAAAAACAAAGACGCGCCGTCCAAATATGCTGGACGACGCGTCTTTGTGGTAGGGGACGACTGGCCAAGGCAGATTCCTCTGCCCCCACTGGCCTAG
- a CDS encoding peptidylprolyl isomerase gives MIILQTNFGDISIELNYDEAPKTAANFEQYVKDGFYDGTLFHRVIDGFMVQGGGFDTNFEQKPTRDPIENEADNGLKNDAGTLAMARTQDPNSATAQFFINVADNDFLNHTSKSMQGWGYCVFGRVVDGMDVVNKIKNVATTRRGMHADVPEEDVIIERAYIQ, from the coding sequence ATGATCATTCTGCAGACCAATTTCGGTGATATCAGCATCGAACTCAACTACGACGAAGCCCCCAAGACCGCAGCCAACTTCGAGCAGTACGTCAAGGATGGCTTCTACGATGGTACCCTCTTCCACCGTGTCATCGACGGATTCATGGTCCAGGGCGGTGGCTTCGACACCAACTTCGAGCAGAAGCCCACTCGCGACCCCATTGAGAACGAAGCCGACAACGGCCTCAAGAACGATGCCGGCACACTGGCCATGGCCCGTACCCAGGACCCGAACTCTGCCACTGCACAGTTCTTCATCAATGTCGCTGACAACGATTTCCTCAACCATACCAGCAAGAGCATGCAAGGTTGGGGCTACTGTGTTTTCGGCCGCGTCGTCGACGGCATGGACGTGGTCAACAAGATCAAGAACGTTGCTACCACGCGTCGAGGCATGCACGCCGATGTACCCGAAGAGGATGTGATCATCGAGCGCGCTTATATCCAGTAA
- a CDS encoding ABC transporter permease: protein MTDQAVGRPLAWRWLMPLVWWSLLVAGCLMMDWLEPLLRLIEPDNRQVVYARTDLLVLLGRHLLVVGVAALLAVVIGVGAGIAVTRAWGRDFLPLVSQVASLGQTFPPVAVLALAVPVMGFGTLPIIVALLLYGLLPIVRNTLAGIEGIDPSIKEAARGMGMSAREVLLQVELPLAAPVIWAGIRTSVTINIATAALGATVGASNLGDPIIAGIVNGNMAYVVQGAVLVALLALSVDSVFAQLCD, encoded by the coding sequence ATGACTGATCAGGCAGTGGGGCGTCCGCTTGCCTGGCGTTGGCTGATGCCTCTGGTGTGGTGGTCGCTGTTGGTGGCAGGTTGTCTGATGATGGATTGGCTCGAGCCGTTGCTGAGATTGATCGAGCCTGATAATCGTCAGGTGGTATATGCCCGGACCGACCTGTTGGTGCTGCTGGGGCGGCATCTGCTGGTGGTGGGAGTGGCTGCACTCCTGGCCGTGGTAATCGGTGTGGGAGCGGGAATTGCCGTGACGCGTGCCTGGGGGCGCGATTTTCTCCCTCTGGTGAGCCAAGTGGCATCCCTGGGTCAGACTTTCCCGCCCGTGGCGGTGCTGGCGCTGGCAGTACCTGTCATGGGCTTTGGCACCTTGCCGATCATTGTGGCGCTGTTGCTCTATGGCCTGTTGCCTATCGTGCGCAATACCCTGGCAGGCATCGAGGGCATTGATCCTTCGATCAAGGAAGCGGCACGTGGCATGGGCATGTCAGCAAGGGAGGTGCTGCTCCAGGTGGAACTGCCTCTGGCGGCTCCCGTCATCTGGGCGGGTATCCGGACTTCCGTGACGATCAACATTGCTACAGCCGCACTGGGCGCGACAGTAGGGGCCAGTAACCTGGGTGATCCCATCATTGCCGGTATCGTCAACGGTAACATGGCTTATGTAGTGCAGGGAGCCGTGCTGGTCGCGTTATTGGCCCTGAGCGTGGATAGCGTCTTTGCACAATTGTGCGACTAA